From the Motacilla alba alba isolate MOTALB_02 chromosome Z, Motacilla_alba_V1.0_pri, whole genome shotgun sequence genome, one window contains:
- the SIGLEC15 gene encoding sialic acid-binding Ig-like lectin 15, whose translation MRELGLVLLCLLRISRKGVQCNGWSVHVPSDVTGELGKMVILPCTFTHPYKTFDRALTAIWRIKEPYNGTVIFKCVSQSSSELCRTAISHKNKYKLLGNPRHKDLSIRVDNLTWSDSERYFCRVELAGDIQDKYESRNGIKLHVIAAPRIINITVSSSRDHTFQARCTAEGEPAPALSWSGPPYSNLSSTSSSGHRVTKELRSLSHDGKYTCTAVNSHGRAEGAVYFYKFRASDSSSFMVLIFVPLGIKVVILLVILSFTAFSREGSPSAPPSLARPQQPECTYENCDRRHSQSRPSGAARRS comes from the exons ATGAGAGAGCTCGGCTTGGTTCTCCTGTGCCTCCTCCGCATCTCCAGGAAGG GTGTGCAGTGCAATGGCTGGTCTGTCCACGTCCCATCTGACGTTACTGGAGAGCTTGGGAAGATGGTTATCCTGCCCTGCACCTTCACACACCCCTACAAAACATTTGACCGGGCCCTGACAGCCATCTGGAGGATCAAGGAGCCTTACAACGGCACAGTGATCTTCAAGTGTGTGAGTCAGAGCAGCAGCGAGCTCTGCAGGACTGCCATCAGCCACAAGAACAAGTACAAGCTGCTGGGCAACCCCCGGCACAAGGACCTGTCCATCAGGGTGGACAACCTGACCTGGAGCGACAGCGAGAGGTACTTCTGCCGGGTGGAGCTGGCCGGAGACATCCAGGACAAGTACGAGAGCAGGAATGGGATCAAGCTGCATGTGATTG ctgctcccaggatcATCAACATCACGgtcagctccagcagggaccaCACCTTCCAGGCCCGCTGCACGGCCGAGGGGGAGCCAGCGCCCGCCCTGAGCTGGTCAGGACCCCCCTACAGCAACCTGagctccaccagcagctccGGCCACCGCGTCACCAAGGAGCTGCGGTCCCTGAGCCACGATGGGAAATACACCTGCACCGCTGTCAACAGCCACGGCCGGGCAGAGGGGGCCGTCTACTTCTACAAATTCAGAGCCTCCGACAGCTCCTCCTTCATGGTCCTGATCTTCGTCCCGCTGGGAATCAAGGTGGTCATTTTGCTGGTGATCCTGAGCTTCACTGCTTTCTCCAGAGAAG GTTCCCCCTCTgctccacccagcctggccag gcCCCAGCAGCCGGAGTGCACCTACGAGAACTGTGACcgcaggcacagccagagccGGCCCTCGGGAGCAGCCCGGCGCAGCTGA